Proteins encoded in a region of the Cataglyphis hispanica isolate Lineage 1 chromosome 14, ULB_Chis1_1.0, whole genome shotgun sequence genome:
- the LOC126854732 gene encoding 40S ribosomal protein S17 — translation MSRVRTKTVKKAAKLIIEKYYPRLTLDFHTNKRICEEIAIIPSKSLRNKIAGFVTHLMKRLRHSQVRGISIKLQEEERERRDNYVPEVSALEHDIIEVDPETKEMLKMLEFNNITGLQLTQPVPQFSRRS, via the exons ATG agtCGTGTCAGAACGAAGACGGTCAAAAAGGCCGCAAAGCTCATTATCGAGAAGTACTATCCTCGTCTTACCTTGGACTTCCACACGAACAAGAGGATATGCGAGGAAATCGCTATCATTCCCAGCAAATCCTTGCGGAACAAGATTGCTGG atTTGTCACTCACCTGATGAAGAGGCTTAGGCATAGTCAGGTACGTGGTATCTCCATCAAGCTGCAGGAGGAAGAGAGGGAACGCAGAGACAACTATGTTCCTGAGGTCTCTGCTTTGGAGCATGACATTATTGAGGTCGATCCTGAGACCAAGGAAATGTTGAAGATGCTGGAGTTTAACAACATCACTGGACTCCAACTGACGCAACCTGTCCCACAATTTAGCCGAcgctcttaa